Genomic DNA from Sphingobium sp. V4:
ATCAACAATCGCGTTCATGGTCATCTCCCCTCAGCCCAGTCCGCGCGCGATGAATGGTCCGACAAGGTTGGCGACCGGCAACGGCAATTTCTTCCAATATTCGATCCGTCGCTGATATCGGGCGCTGGTGGGATCGACGTCGCGCCGGGCTCCGTCCGGCGACCAGGCATGATAGACGAGCGGATGCGGTTCGAAGCCGAAGCTCCTCTTCCAGGCAGCCTGCCCGCTGCCGACCTTGGACCGGCCGAAGTCGAACCCGGTCATGCCCCGCGTCCGGGCATGGCCCATCAACCGATAATAGAGGAGTTCGTTGGACCGCAACCGGCGGGCATCACTGATGCCGCCGCCCCAATAGGGCATGACCCGGCCCCGATGGTAGAGGCTGAGCACGGCCGATACGGCCCGCCCCCCTTCCCGCACGATCAAAATGTCGGCATCCTGGCCGAACCGTTCCAGCACGGCGCGGAACAGGCGCGCGGGAAAGACAGGCGTGCCGAGATTGCGGACGCTGGTGGCGTAGACATGATAATGGTCGCGCAGATGGCGCCGGTCCCGGCCCACCTCGACCGTCAGCGCGGGATTGGCCAGCGCCTTTCGCAGTTCGGCGCGATGCTTGCGCGGCACGGCCAGCAATTCGGCCTCGTCATCGGCGGCGATCGGGCGGCTGAAGCCGACATGCTGCCCTTCCCGCCGGTCCCAGCCCGATCCGGGTTCCACGCCCCCGCGCAATTCGATCGGCAGGTTTCCGCGTGCGCGCGCAAGTTCCTGCGCCGCCGCGGCGAGCCTTGCCACCGCGCGCGCATCGTCGGCCAATATGCCGCCATCGACCGCGAAGCCGGTGGATATGAGCGCCTGCCCGAAGAACGCGCTCTTGACGTGATGGAGCGGCAGGAAGCCGATGATCTGACCCGAAGGCGCGACTGCCGTCAGCGCCAAGGCCCGGTTTCCCGTCGCCTCCTCGATCGCGCCGAGCCACGCGGGACGATGGAAGGGCGTTCCTTCCGCATGATCCAGCACATAGGCGTCGACCGCCTGCGCCTGCACCGGATCGCGCAGGTCGAGCATGGTTATGGCGATAGCGGCGCCGTTTCCTGCGATCATGTCGCGCGCGCCGCTTCGGCATCGGCCAGGGCGTCGACCCGAGTCCAGTCGAAATCACCGGTCAGGCGGCGCAGCTTGGCCGCCATCACCGACAGATTGCTGTAATGGCGCAGGCGGGAGCGCAGCGGCGCATCGGCCACGCGCGGCTGATCGGGATCGATTTCCCAGGGATGGAAATAGATGATCGCGGGCCGGCCGGCCTGTTCGTTGACCTGCCGGATCGCCCAGCGGGAAAAGCCATAGGGCAGCAGACGGAAGAAGCCGCCGCCGCCAGCCGCCAATGTGCGCTTGCCCAACCTGGCGGTCGTGACCGGCAACTCCACCAGCGGCGAATCCTTGACCGGCTTCCAGGCGAAGCGCGGAGAATCGGGCCAGCCATAATGGTCGTGCCGGATCGGCGCGACGCTGGAGGAATAGCGATAGCCTTCCTCCGCCAGGATCGGATGCGCCCAGGGCGTGCGCGGATCGATGGAGAAGCTGGGCGCACGATAGCCGGTCACGGCCTGCCCGCTCGCATCCTCCAGCAGGGCGCGTGCCTTGCGCAGGTCGGCGCGGAACTGGTCGGGCGTGAAGGTGAAGACGCGCGCATGGTCGTAGCCATGGCTCGCAATCTCATGCCCGCCCATCGCAATGCGCCGCATCAGCGCGGGATAGCGCTCCGCGACCCAGCCCAGGGTGAAGAAGGTCGCCTTCACACCCGCCTGCGCGAACAGATCCAGCACCGCATCGGTATTGCGCTCGACCCGGTGGGTCAGCCCGTCCCAGTCGGCACGGTCGATCGTGCGCTCGAAAGCGCCGACCTGGAACCAGTCCTCCACATCGACGGACAGGGCGTTGCGCATGGTCGTGTCACCCCGCCTTCGATCAGTGCGCGCGGGCCAGCGCCGCATCCTGCCCGGCGTCGGCCATCCGATCCTCACGCTCGACCCATTCGACCAGCATGGTCAGGACGCGGCGCAGCGCGGTATCCTGCTCCTCGGCGCGAAATTCGAGCGTGGAGAGGCGTTCCTCGACCAGGGTGAAGCAGTCCTTTAGCGCTTCGGGATCGACCGTCGGCACCGGCGCGCCGAAAGGCGCGTGGGCCTGGACCGCGCGCAGCGAGGCGATTTCGGCGCGCAGGGCGGCGATTTCGTCCTGCATGTCGCGGCGCAGCATATCGAGGGTCTCCTGCGGGTGGATTGGATCGACGATGTCTTCGTCCTGGTTGAGGGCGTGGACGGGGTCGAGTTCCGGTTCGTCGGAGTCCTGCCGGTCGGCCGAATGGCAGGCGACCGGCTCGTCCGGGGCGTCGACGGGCCAGACATCCTCGGTCGGCTCATCATGGGACGATGCGAAAGAGGGAACCGGGGACACCGGCTCGCTCTCCGCTTCGGCCGTACTGCCATAGGGAGCGGCGAAACGCGCAGGAGAGAGGAAACGCGGCTGATAGTCCTCGCCCTCCAGGTCCAGCGGTGCATCCTCATCCTGATCGACCGGATCGGCCAGGCTTTGCTCCGGCTGTTGCGGATCGGCGCCCGGCTGCTCGGTCCACGCGGATTCCGACGCCTCCGCCATGGGGAATACCGGCAAGGGTTCGGCAGATTCGGGTTCAACCGCCGCCTCCTCGGCTTCCACCGGATCGGCCCCATCCGGTTCGGCCGGTTCCTGGGCCAGATCGAGCACCGACGGTGCGATCGGTTCGGGCATCAGGTCGACATCCATGCCCATGTCGGCGACCACGGCCGCCACGACATCGGCGTCGATCTCGTGCAATCCCTCGATCGCGCCCAGCAGCAGCACGCGGCTGACAAGCGCGTTGAGGCGGCGCGGCACGCCGCCGGTCGCGGCATAAAGGGCGGAGAAGGCGGCCGGGGTGAAGGCGGGGTTTCCGCTCCAACCCGCCACGCCAAGACGATGGAGGATATAGGGTTCGACCTCGCGCGGCATCATCGGTTCGAGATGATGGGTCGCGATCACGCGCTGGCGCAACTGTTCCAGTTCCGGCGATTTCAGCAGGTCGCGAAATTCCGGCTGGCCGAGCAGGAATATCTGGAGGAGCGACTGTCCGCCCAATTGGAAGTTGGACAGCATCCGCAGTTCCTCGATCGCCGAAATCCCCAGATTCTGGCCTTCGTCCACGATCAGCAGGCTACGCCGTCCGGCGCGCGCCTGGGCATGGAGAAAGCCCTCTATTCGTTGCAGGGTCGCCGCCTTGGTGAAGCCTTCCGTCTCCAGACCGAAGCTCTGCGCGGCGAGGCGCAACATGTCGTCGCCCTCCACCTGCGTCGACACGATCTTGACCGCGGTCAGGCGCGCCGGGTCGATCGTCTGCATCAGATGCCCGACCAGCGTCGTCTTGCCCGCGCCGATGTCACCGGTGATGACGATGAAGCCTTCGCCCTGGGCAAGGCCATAGCCCAGATAGGACAGCGCCTTGCGGTGCGTGGCGCTCTCGAAATAATAATGCGGGTCCGGCGTCAGCTGGAACGGGCGGCCCTGCAATCCGTAGAATTGATCGTACATCTCTTCGTCTCCAAGGCGATCGGTTAGAAGCTGTAGCGCAGGCCGACCTGCCCCATGGCGCTGATGACCGTGTCGATGTCATCGGCCTTGACGCCGTCGATACCGACGGACGCCGATGCCGACAAACGTCGGCTCAGCCCCTTGAAATAGCTGGTGAAAGCACCGTAGTTGAGGACATCGGGCCGTCCACCGCTGGCATCGAAATAGTTGATGTAGGCGACAGTATCGATGCTGTCCCGGTCGTTGAACATATAGGTCATCGACGCATTGCCGAACCAGTTTTCATCCCGCGACCCGCGGATCAGCACGGTCTGGCCCTGCGGCGTGATGAACTTGCGCTGCGAATAGCCGGCGCCCAGTCCCCAGCCCCACGGGCCGCGCCGCAGCGCATATTGCGCCGAAACGCCGCGATAACGGAAATTGGCGTCGGTGATGCCCGACAGCGCGTCGTTGAAGCATTGCCCGCCGCCGGTGGCGGAGAAGGCGCAGCCGGTGAGGTCGCCGGTGAACGGATTGCGCACGACGTTGAGGTTGCTGCCTGACAGGGCGGCGACATCGGCCATGATCATCCGGCCGAAACTGTCGATGCCGTCGAAGACGACAAGCGCGAAATTACTGTCGCGCCCCTGCCAGAGGAAACTGCCCTGATAGGTCATGCCGCCATAGCGTTCGCCCACGCGCGCCTGAAGCGAGGTGCGATGGCTGGGCCGCCAGAGCACGCCCACGTCCCAGATGATGTCGTCAAATTCATAGACCAGCGCGCGCGGCGAGCTTTTGTCGGTGACATAGCGGCCGTCGCGTATGACCGGCGCGCCCGTCGCGTCCAGCACCGGCGAGCGCTGGCTGATCTCGATGTCCTCATAACCGATGCCGCCGACCAGCGCGACGGTGCGCGACACCGGCAGGGTAGCGTCCAGCCGGCCCCAGGCGTCCTCGAACCGCTGGTCGAGCTGGCTGGCATCCTCCCGATCATAGCCGGCGCTGGCGGTCAGGCCGACCGGCAGCACGGTTCCAGGCGCGAAGCCGACGGAGCCGAGCAGGCTGTGGGTCCAGCTGTCGGCGAAGGAGCCGCCGGGCAGCGCGCCGGGGAGGTCCGCATCGATATCGTCCTCCACCCGCGCATAGCCCAGCCGATAGGAGCCATTGACCGTGAAATCGCCGATCTGCGTCGTATAGGACGGGCCAACATAGCCGGCATAGACCTGGCTGGTGTAGCTGCTGTCGTTGAGCGCCGTCGCGCCCGAAAGCCCGTCGGTCCGAACGCGCGTCGCGAGACCGCCGGCGTTGAGCGTCAGCCCGCGGGCGACATGGGCCTGCGCGCTCACTATGCCGCTGATGACGTCCTGGTCGGGCGTCTGGCTCCCCCAGCCGAAGCTGTGATTATATTGGGCGTCGATGGTCGCTTCCACGCGACGGCTCTGGATCTGGGCCGTCACGCCTGCCGTGACATTGGTATAGGTCAGCACGTCGCCATCGCCCTTGAGCGGCGCCATGACGACCTGGTCGATGCCGAGATAGGGCACGACATCGAGCCGCTGCCGTGGCTGCGACGATTGGGCGAGCGCCGGCACGGCCATGGCGGCCAGCGCAAACATGGACGCGCCCGAAATCCAATGGCGCGCCGTCATGACTGCTCGCCCCCCTTGGCATAATAGCTGCCGAAACGGCGGCCGCCCGTGAAGCTGACGGCGTTGAGCAGCAGTTGCACCTGCGTTCCGCCCTTCAGCATGGCGGCGGCTTCGCGGACCGCGCTCTCGCTCGTCCGGTCGGCGCGCACGACCAGCAAGGCGATCGCGGCATGGCTGGCGAGTACGGCGGCCGGAGAGGCTGCGAGCAGGGGTGGCGAATCGAAGATGACGATCCGTTCCGGGCGCCCCTCGGTCAGCCGCGACAGCAGGTGCTGGGTCCGGGCAGAGGCCAGATATTCGGTGTCATTGTTGCTCCGCTGTCCGGCGGGCAACACCGCCAGCGACGGCAGATCGGTGCGGATGATGATATCCTCGATCGCGATCGACGGATCGGCCAGCGCGTCCATCAGACCCGGCCCGGCGGTCAGTCCCAGCTTGGCCGGGATGCCCGGCTTGCCGAAATCGGCATCGACCAGCAGGATTTCCCGATCCTTCTCCGCCGCCAGGCTGAGCGCCAGATTGATTGCGCAGAAGCTCTTGCCGTCGCCGCTATGCGCGGAACAGACGAGGATGCGATTGCCGCGCGGACTGGATTGCAACTGGGCGAGCAGGTCGCGCTTGAGCAGGCGGAACTCCTCGCTCATCGCGCTCACCGGACCGTCGGGCTGGAGATAGCCGGCCTCCGCCAGCGCCATGCGGTCGATCGGCTGGATCGGGCCGGTCCACGCAGGCGCGCGCATCGCCCGCGCATGAGCAGGAGCGGTCGCCTCGACCGCAGCTGCGGGCAGCGGCGGCAGGTCGGCCGAGAGGTCGACCGCTGGCGCGGCGCGGCCCTTGAGCGCGGCATTGAAATCATAGATTTCGGTGGCGCGCTCGATCAGCGATCCACGGCCCGTGATGGAGCTGTGCTGGTTCATGGTTTTCCGATCCTTCACGCCATGCCACGCTGGACAAATTCGACGACGATCAGCAGCAGGCAGACAGCGGCCAGGCCGCCGCTGGCGCCGGCGAACCATTTGAGCCGCTGCCGTTCGACCGCGACCTGCGCGGCGTTGCGCATCTGGCTGATCGAACCGGCCACAGGCAGGCCGATCGCCTTTTCGAGCCGGGCGGCGGTAGAGAAGCTGCCCTTGAGCTGGCCCATGGCGAAAGCCACACCGATCCCTGCGCCGATGCCCAGTATCAGCACGCCCAGCAGCAGCAGCGGCCGGTTGGGCGCGGATGGCGCGGTCGGGGCGCTGGGCGGCTGGATGACACGGAACTGGACGGAGCCGGTCTCGGTCTTGACCTCGCCGCGCAGCCGGATTTCCTCCCGGTCGGACATGAGCTTGTCATATTGAGTCTTGAGCGCCGCATAGTCGCTGTCGAGCTTTTCCTGCTCGGACGCGACGCCGGGTTCATCGACCTGGCGCGACATCATGGTGTTGAGATCGGCCTGAAGCTGCGCCTTGCGCGTCTGGAGCGCCTGCACGGTCGCTGCGCGCTCGGCCTGCATCGACTTGATCGATAGATAGGCGGGATTGGGCGTGCCGCCACCGCCGCTTGCGCTGCCGCCGCCCGCGCGACGCAGGGCATCGACTTCGCGCTGGGCCGCGATGACGTCGGGATGGCTAGCGGTCCAGCCGCGCGCGCGCATCGATGCGAGGTTGGATTGCGCCTGCGACAGCGCCGAGGGGCCGCCGGACGCACCCATGCCCGGAAGGGTCTGCGGCGTGCCGGCCAGCTGGCCGTTCATCGCGGACAGCGCGCTCTGCGCCTGGACCAGCTGCGAATCGAGCTGGTTGATCTCCATCCGCGCGGCGTCCATGCGCTGGCTGATGGAACCGGCGCCCGGCAACAGCCCGACATAGCGCTGGGCGAATTCGACGCGACGCTGGTCGGCGGCTTCCAGTTGCTTGCCGCGCGCGGCGATCTGCTGGTCGAGGAAAGCCAGGCTCTGCTTGGTTTCGTTGCGGTCGCCCGAGAGATTTTCTTCCTGGAAGATGTCGATCAGCTTCTGCACGATCTGTTGCGCAATACGCGCGTTGGCACCGTCCGACAGGCCCGAATCGGCCGAGATGGCGCTGATGTCGATCATGCTGGGATCGGCCTGCGCCATGACGGTGATATTCTCGCGCAGCCTGGTGATCTTCGCCGCGATGTCGCGCGGGCCGGCGACGGTCTGCGACAGATCGGTTTCGCGCACGACCTTTTCCAGATTTTCCGCGCTGGCGAGCGTACTGCGCACCCGGTCGAGATCCTGTTGCGACTGGACCTGAGTGATGCCCAGCTTGTCCTCCAGCAGCGACTGCGTGTTCACATAGACCCGCGCCTTGGACTGGTAGCTGTTGGGGATCAGCGCCACGCCCAGCCAACCGAGCATACAAACGCCCCAGGCGACGCCGAGAGCGATCCAGCGCCGGTTCCAGATGCCGTGAAGCAGAACCATCAGTTCGTCGTAAAGGCCCGCCATGGTCAGAACATGCTTTCGGGAATGATGATGACGTCGCCGGGCGCCAGCATGACGTTGGCACGGGTTTCCCCCTTCTTGAGCAGGTCGTTCAGGCGCACCTGATATTCCTTCTGCTTGCCCGTATCCTTGTCGAAGCGCACCAGTCGCGCGCGATTGCCCGCGGCAAATTCGCTGAGGCCGCCCACCGCGATCATCGCATCGAGCAGGGTCATGTTGGCGCGATAGGGAATGGAAGCCGGCTTTTCCGTCGCCCCCACGATCCGGACCTGCTGGCTGAAGGTGCCGCTGAAATTGTTGACGATCACCGACACCAGCGGATTTTCGATATATTGGGTCAGCGCCAGCTTGATGTCGTCGGCCAGCATTTTGGGCGTCTTGCCCACGGCTGGCATGTCGGTGATGAGCGGCGTGGTGATGCGACCGTCGGGGCGCACCTGAACCTTCGCGCCCAGTTCGGGATTGCGCCAGACGAAGATGGTGAGATCATCGAGCGGGCCGATGACATATTCCTCGCCCGGCCCCTCCTGCGTCGAGACGAAGGAGGCCGGGGGCAATTGCGGCCCGGACGGCCCGGAGGCGCAGCCCGACAAGGCGACGGCGGGCAGCGATGCACCGAGCAGAAGCCTGGAAACCGGCACGAAACGCATATTTTCACCCCTTGTCGTGGCCATGCGCCATCGGCCGCCAAAGAGAAGAGGCGGCCCGAGGGAACAGGGCTTTGGGCTTCTTCTTGCCCCGAAAGGGTAAAGATACCGTTAGGAGTTAAGTCCCGAGCAAATCAGCCAAGTAAAAGTTCGCGGGGACTTGGGTGGCCAAGGAAGGCGGCGGGGCTGGCCGATGCGCCATAGGCTCCGGCAAGGAAGATGGCGATGAGATCGCCCTCCTCCACCGGCGGCAGGGCTACCTTGTCCCCCAGCCGGTCGATCGGCGTGCAGAGGCATCCCACGACCGTTACCGGTTCCGCCGCCGGGGCGACGCCGAAACGGTTTGCGACCGCGATCGGATAGTTGCGCCGCACGACCGTGCCGAAATTGCCGCTGGCGGCGAGTTGATGGTGCAGGCCGCCGTCGACAACGACGAAGGTTTCACCCTGGCTGATCTTCACGTCGACCACGCGCGTCAGATAGACGCCCGCCTCGCCGACCAGCCAGCGGCCAAGTTCGATCGCGAAGCCGCTGCCGCGGAGAATGTCGGCCCTCTGCTCCAGAGCCGTGTCGAGCGCCGTGCCGATCGGCCGGATGTCGAGCCGCTGATCGCCGGGGAAATAAGGGATGCCGAAGCCGCCGCCCAGATTGACCAGCGCCGGGCTGGCGCCCACATCGTCGGACAGGCGTGCGGCAAGTGCGATGGTCGCGGCCTGGGTTTCGATGATCGCCAGCGGATCCAGATTCTGGCTGCCCGCGAAGATATGCCAGCCCTGCCACGCCGCCCCGGCGTCGATCACCATGCGGGCGAGCGCCGCCGCCCGGTCCGCATCGACGCCGAAGGGCTTGGCGCCGCCACCCATACGCATCCCCGACCCCTTGAGATCGAAGTCGGGATTGACGCGGACGGCAAGGCGCGGCGTCTTGCCGATCGCGTCGGCCACGGCCAGAGCGCGGCGCGCCTCCCCTTCCGATTCGAGATTGATGGTCACGCCCGCGAAGATGGCGGCGGACAATTCGTCATTGCGCTTGCCCGGCCCGGCGAAGCTGATGCGATCGTGCGCCATTTCAGCTTCGAGCGCCATGTCCATTTCGCCACCCGAAGCGATGTCGAAACCGTCGACCAGATGCGCCATGCGCGCCAGCAGCGGGACGAAGGGATTGGCCTTGATCGCATAATGAAGATGGAGCGTATCCGGCATGGCGTCTCGGAAATGGCGGACCTGCGCCTCGACGATCGCCATGTCATAGACGAAGAGCGGCGTGTCGCCCGCCTCGTCCACCAGGCTTTCCGCGCCGCAGTCGCCGATCAGCAGCATGTCGTCCTCGGCATCGAACCAGGACGGGATCGGACCCATGGGCTTCATACGCCAGACTCCCCGGTGCCAAAATCTCTCGACAGTGCAACCCGGTCGATCTTGCCATTGGGATTGCGGGGAAATTCAGGGCGCACGATGATGTCCTTGGGCTGCATGAAATTGGGCAGTTCGACCTTGAGCTGCGCCGCGACCGCTTCGGCGATGGCGGGATCGTCGGCGCGCAGGAGCAGACGCACCGCCTGTCCCAGCCGGTCGTCCTTGACGCCGAGCGCCACCGCTTCGGCCACGCCGGGCACGGCGACGGCCGCCTCCTCGATCTCGGTCGGGCTGATGCGGTTCCCGGCCGACTTGATCATCGCGTCGTCGCGGCCGACGAAATAGAGCAGTCCGTCCGCGTCGCGCCGCACCGTATCGCCCGACCAGACCGCCATGCCGCCATAGCGCGACGCGGCCGGTGCCGGCCGGAAGCGTTCGGCCGTGCGCGCCGGATCGCGCCAATAGCCCTGCGCCACCAGCGGGCCGCAATGGACCAGTTCGCCCGGCTCGTCGCTGTCGGTCAGGCTACCGTCGGGGCGCACAACTAGGATTTCGGCGAAAGGGATGGCGCTGCCCATCGAATCGGGATGAGCGTCCACCAGAGCGGGCGGCAGATAGGTGGAGCGAAACGCCTCGGTCAGGCCGTACATGGGATAAAGGTCCGCCTGAGGGAATAGTGCCCGCAGCCTCGCCACCAGCGGACGGGTCAGCGCGCCGCCGCTGTTGGTCAGGCGCTTCAATTTCGCAGCGACTTCCGACGGCCATTCCAGTTCGGTCAGTTGCACCCAGAGCGGAGGCACGCCAGCCAATGTCGTAATGTCGCGCCGGTCCACCAGCTTCATGACGTCGCGCGGCGTCAGATAGTCGAGCGGATAGACGCAGCCACCCGAGAACCAGGTCGAAAGCAGCTGGTTCTGGCCATAGTCGAAGCTGAAGGGCAGGACGCAGGCGGTGCGATCGTTTGGCGCGAGTTTCAGATAGTCAGCCACCGCCACCGCGCCCAGCCATAGATTGGCATGGGTCAGCACCACGCCCTTGGGCCGCCCGGTCGACCCGCTGGTGTAGAGAATCGCGGCCAGATCGTCCGGCCTTGCGTCCGATGGGCCTATCCCCTGCCCGCCGCTCATGGCGCAGGCCGCATCATCTTCCCGGTGAAGCCGGCATCCGGGCGGGACGTCACCCGGCTTCAGGCTGTCGAGTCGCGCCGCCGTTCCTATCAGCAGCGCTGCCCCGCTGTCCGCCAGGATATGGGCGACCTGAGCATGTTTGAGCAGCGGATTGATCGGCACATGGACCAGGCCGGCGCGCGGCGCGGCCAGCGGCATCAGCGCCGCCACCGGCCCCTTGGCCACCCAGCTCGCGACCCGTGCGCCCGATTCCAGTCCGAAGCCCGCAAGCCAACCGGCCAGCCGGCCCAGCGTCTGTTCCAGTTCGGCATAGCTGTAGCTGCCCGATCGGCCGTCCAGCGCCAGCTGGACCGAATCGCCGCGAAGCAGCAGATGGTCCACCGGACTAAGCTGAGCGCCGTCGATCATGGAAGGATATTCAGTCACGGCCGCTTAACTCCATGTGCAGATTCTTCTCCTATGCGTGTCGTGACTGGGGCGGAGATAGTCGGTTGCGGGCGCCAAGGGAATATCACAGCCTGGATGATGTGCGGCAGGCGCTCGCCGGCCGCCTCGGTCGCGGCCATGTGCCCGCCCTTTTCGGAAGACTCGACTGGTTCGAGGCGCTCCATCGCCATTGCTGCGCCCAATTGCCGCTCCGCATCCTCCACGCTCAGGAGGGCGAGGCCGAAGTCTGGCTGTTCCTGGTCGCCCCTGCCCCGCGCCGGATCAGCGCGCTGGCGAACTGGTACAGCTTTTCCTGGGCGCCCATCTTCCTCGGTGCGCCGGACCCGGCCGCGCAGGCACGCCTGCTCGACGCGGTCGCCCGCGCATTGCTCGCGCAGTGCGCGCAGATTGACCTCTATCCACTCGAGGATGGCACCGAGCTGCTGAACGCCTTGCGCCGCGCGGGCTGGTTTACCGTAAGCCGGCCGATGGGCGGGCGCCATTTGCTGAAGATGGAGGGTCGCAGCTTTGAGGATTATTGGGCGGCACGCCCCGGCCGGCTGCGGAACCTGGTCCGGCGCAAAGGGCGCAACAGCCCCTTCGCCCTGTCGATCAGCGACAGGCTGACCGACGATCTGTGGACCGACTATGTCGATGTCCATGCACGCAGCTGGAAGGACGCGGAACCGGCGAGCGGCCTCGATTTCCTGCGCGCCCTCGCCGAACGGGAAGCGGCAGCGGGAACCCTGCGACTGGGTTTCGCCCGGCTCGACGGACGGGCGGTCGCGACGCAATTGTGGACGATCGAGCATGGCGTCGCGCTGATCCACAAGCTGAGCCATGACCGCGCGTGCGACGGCGGATCGCCCGGCACGCTGCTGAGCCACGCCATGTTCGAACAGGCGATCGATCAGGATCGAGTCACGCTGATCGACTACGGTACCGGCGACAATGGCTACAAGCGCGACTGGATGGAGCAACGCGTTCCGCTCCAGCGGATCGACGCCTTCAACCCGCGCGCGGCCTCCGCCTGGCTGCCCGCGGCGCGGACGGCTATTTCCGCGCTTGTAGGTTAGGCCGCGAGCCTTTATTCAGGCCCCATCATGCGGGCGCAAACTTCTCAACCGGTCGATCGGACCATCGATGTGGACAGCCTGATGCGAGCGCTGTTGCGCGACGTGCTGGGACTGACGCAGAGCCAAGTCGACGCGTTCGACGCGGACACTCCGTTGTTCGGCGCTCTGCCCGAACTGGATTCCATGGCGGTCGCCGGCCTGCTGACCGAGATGGAGGACCGTTTCGACATCCTGATCGAGGATGACGATATCGACGGTGACACGTTCGAGACTTTCGGAACCCTGGTAGCGTTCGCGCAGGCGAAGATAACGGGCTGAACGCCCGTTTCAGCGGCGAAGGCCCGGTTCTGGCGCCATCGTCCAAGACCCCGGCATTCGCCGGGGCCGCATATATTCAAGCCTCGACC
This window encodes:
- a CDS encoding XrtA/PEP-CTERM system exopolysaccharide export protein; translated protein: MRFVPVSRLLLGASLPAVALSGCASGPSGPQLPPASFVSTQEGPGEEYVIGPLDDLTIFVWRNPELGAKVQVRPDGRITTPLITDMPAVGKTPKMLADDIKLALTQYIENPLVSVIVNNFSGTFSQQVRIVGATEKPASIPYRANMTLLDAMIAVGGLSEFAAGNRARLVRFDKDTGKQKEYQVRLNDLLKKGETRANVMLAPGDVIIIPESMF
- a CDS encoding pyridoxal-dependent decarboxylase, exosortase A system-associated, producing the protein MKPMGPIPSWFDAEDDMLLIGDCGAESLVDEAGDTPLFVYDMAIVEAQVRHFRDAMPDTLHLHYAIKANPFVPLLARMAHLVDGFDIASGGEMDMALEAEMAHDRISFAGPGKRNDELSAAIFAGVTINLESEGEARRALAVADAIGKTPRLAVRVNPDFDLKGSGMRMGGGAKPFGVDADRAAALARMVIDAGAAWQGWHIFAGSQNLDPLAIIETQAATIALAARLSDDVGASPALVNLGGGFGIPYFPGDQRLDIRPIGTALDTALEQRADILRGSGFAIELGRWLVGEAGVYLTRVVDVKISQGETFVVVDGGLHHQLAASGNFGTVVRRNYPIAVANRFGVAPAAEPVTVVGCLCTPIDRLGDKVALPPVEEGDLIAIFLAGAYGASASPAAFLGHPSPRELLLG
- a CDS encoding P-loop NTPase, with translation MNQHSSITGRGSLIERATEIYDFNAALKGRAAPAVDLSADLPPLPAAAVEATAPAHARAMRAPAWTGPIQPIDRMALAEAGYLQPDGPVSAMSEEFRLLKRDLLAQLQSSPRGNRILVCSAHSGDGKSFCAINLALSLAAEKDREILLVDADFGKPGIPAKLGLTAGPGLMDALADPSIAIEDIIIRTDLPSLAVLPAGQRSNNDTEYLASARTQHLLSRLTEGRPERIVIFDSPPLLAASPAAVLASHAAIALLVVRADRTSESAVREAAAMLKGGTQVQLLLNAVSFTGGRRFGSYYAKGGEQS
- a CDS encoding FemAB family XrtA/PEP-CTERM system-associated protein — its product is MIAGNGAAIAITMLDLRDPVQAQAVDAYVLDHAEGTPFHRPAWLGAIEEATGNRALALTAVAPSGQIIGFLPLHHVKSAFFGQALISTGFAVDGGILADDARAVARLAAAAQELARARGNLPIELRGGVEPGSGWDRREGQHVGFSRPIAADDEAELLAVPRKHRAELRKALANPALTVEVGRDRRHLRDHYHVYATSVRNLGTPVFPARLFRAVLERFGQDADILIVREGGRAVSAVLSLYHRGRVMPYWGGGISDARRLRSNELLYYRLMGHARTRGMTGFDFGRSKVGSGQAAWKRSFGFEPHPLVYHAWSPDGARRDVDPTSARYQRRIEYWKKLPLPVANLVGPFIARGLG
- a CDS encoding XrtA system polysaccharide chain length determinant; translation: MAGLYDELMVLLHGIWNRRWIALGVAWGVCMLGWLGVALIPNSYQSKARVYVNTQSLLEDKLGITQVQSQQDLDRVRSTLASAENLEKVVRETDLSQTVAGPRDIAAKITRLRENITVMAQADPSMIDISAISADSGLSDGANARIAQQIVQKLIDIFQEENLSGDRNETKQSLAFLDQQIAARGKQLEAADQRRVEFAQRYVGLLPGAGSISQRMDAARMEINQLDSQLVQAQSALSAMNGQLAGTPQTLPGMGASGGPSALSQAQSNLASMRARGWTASHPDVIAAQREVDALRRAGGGSASGGGGTPNPAYLSIKSMQAERAATVQALQTRKAQLQADLNTMMSRQVDEPGVASEQEKLDSDYAALKTQYDKLMSDREEIRLRGEVKTETGSVQFRVIQPPSAPTAPSAPNRPLLLLGVLILGIGAGIGVAFAMGQLKGSFSTAARLEKAIGLPVAGSISQMRNAAQVAVERQRLKWFAGASGGLAAVCLLLIVVEFVQRGMA
- a CDS encoding XrtA system polysaccharide deacetylase; its protein translation is MRNALSVDVEDWFQVGAFERTIDRADWDGLTHRVERNTDAVLDLFAQAGVKATFFTLGWVAERYPALMRRIAMGGHEIASHGYDHARVFTFTPDQFRADLRKARALLEDASGQAVTGYRAPSFSIDPRTPWAHPILAEEGYRYSSSVAPIRHDHYGWPDSPRFAWKPVKDSPLVELPVTTARLGKRTLAAGGGGFFRLLPYGFSRWAIRQVNEQAGRPAIIYFHPWEIDPDQPRVADAPLRSRLRHYSNLSVMAAKLRRLTGDFDWTRVDALADAEAARAT
- a CDS encoding XrtA/PEP-CTERM system-associated ATPase, with translation MYDQFYGLQGRPFQLTPDPHYYFESATHRKALSYLGYGLAQGEGFIVITGDIGAGKTTLVGHLMQTIDPARLTAVKIVSTQVEGDDMLRLAAQSFGLETEGFTKAATLQRIEGFLHAQARAGRRSLLIVDEGQNLGISAIEELRMLSNFQLGGQSLLQIFLLGQPEFRDLLKSPELEQLRQRVIATHHLEPMMPREVEPYILHRLGVAGWSGNPAFTPAAFSALYAATGGVPRRLNALVSRVLLLGAIEGLHEIDADVVAAVVADMGMDVDLMPEPIAPSVLDLAQEPAEPDGADPVEAEEAAVEPESAEPLPVFPMAEASESAWTEQPGADPQQPEQSLADPVDQDEDAPLDLEGEDYQPRFLSPARFAAPYGSTAEAESEPVSPVPSFASSHDEPTEDVWPVDAPDEPVACHSADRQDSDEPELDPVHALNQDEDIVDPIHPQETLDMLRRDMQDEIAALRAEIASLRAVQAHAPFGAPVPTVDPEALKDCFTLVEERLSTLEFRAEEQDTALRRVLTMLVEWVEREDRMADAGQDAALARAH